From Pan troglodytes isolate AG18354 chromosome 9, NHGRI_mPanTro3-v2.0_pri, whole genome shotgun sequence, the proteins below share one genomic window:
- the OR8A1 gene encoding olfactory receptor 8A1 gives MAAGNHSTVTEFILKGLTKRADLQLPLFLLFLGIYLVTIVGNLGMITLICLNSQLHTPMYYFLSNLSLVDLCYSSVITPKMLVNFVSEKNIISYAGCMSQLYFFLVFVIAECYMLTVMAYDRYVAICHPLLYNIIMSHHTCPLLVAVVYAIGLIGSTIETGLMLKLPYCEHLISHYFCDILPLMKLSCSSTYDVEMTVFFLAGFDIIVTSLTVLVSYTFILSSILGISTTEGRSKAFSTCSSHLAAVGMFYGSTAFMYLKPSTISSLTQENVASVFYTTVIPMLNPLIYSLRNKEVKAAVQKTLRGKLF, from the coding sequence ATGGCTGCAGGAAATCACTCTACAGTGACAGAATTCATTCTCAAGGGTTTAACAAAGAGAGCAGACCTCCAGCtccccctctttctcctcttcctcggGATCTACTTGGTCACCATCGTGGGGAACCTGGGCATGATCACTCTAATTTGTCTGAACTCTCAGCTGCACACCCCCATGTACTACTTCCTCAGCAATCTGTCACTCGTGGATCTCTGCTACTCCTCCGTCATTACCCCTAAGATGCTGGTGAACTTTGTGTCAGAGAAAAACATCATCTCCTACGCAGGGTGCATGTCACAGCTCtacttcttccttgtttttgtcattgCTGAGTGTTACATGCTGACAGTGATGGCCTACGACCGCTATGTTGCCATCTGCCACCCTTTGCTTTACAACATCATTATGTCTCATCACACCTGCCCGCTGCTGGTGGCTGTGGTCTACGCCATCGGACTCATTGGCTCCACAATAGAAACTGGCCTCATGTTAAAACTGCCCTATTGTGAGCACCTTATCAGTCACTACTTCTGTGACATCCTCCCTCTCATGAAGCTGTCCTGCTCTAGCACCTATGATGTTGAGATGACAGTCTTCTTTTTGGCTGGATTCGACATCATAGTCACGAGCTTAACAGTTCTTGTTTCTTACACCTTCATTCTCTCCAGCATCCTCGGCATCAGCACCACAGAGGGGAGATCCAAAGCCTTCAGCACCTGCAGCTCCCACCTTGCAGCCGTGGGAATGTTCTATGGATCAACTGCATTCATGTACTTAAAACCCTCCACAATCAGTTCCTTGACCCAGGAGAATGTGGCCTCTGTGTTCTACACCACGGTAATCCCCATGTTGAATCCCCTAATCTACAGCCTGAGGAACAAGGAAGTAAAGGCTGCCGTGCAGAAAACGCTGAGGGGTAAACTGTTTTGA